In the genome of Streptomyces sp. 846.5, the window GGTCAGCGAGCCGCCGTTCTCGATGTTGCGCGCGGCGCCGAAGAACTTCTTCGGCGGGTAGAGCGCGGTCGAGTCGACACCACCGGACAGGATGCGTCCGGAGGTCGGCGCCGCCAGGTTGTAGGCGCGGCCCAGGCGGGTGATGGAGTCCAGCAGCACCACCACGTCGTGGCCCAGCTCCACCAGGCGCTTGGCGCGCTCGATGGCCAGCTCGGCGACGGTGGTGTGGTCCTCGGCCGGACGGTCGAAGGTCGAGGAGATGACCTCGCCCTTGACCGAGCGCTGCATGTCGGTGACCTCTTCCGGACGCTCGTCGACCAGGACGACCATCAGGTGGCACTCGGGGTTGTTGTGGGTGATCGCGTTGGCGATCGCCTGCATGATCATCGTCTTGCCGGTCTTCGGCTGGGCGACGATCAGACCGCGCTGGCCCTTGCCGATCGGCGCGACCAGGTCGATGATCCGGGTGGTCAGCACGCCCGGGTCGGTCTCCAGGCGGAGCCGCTCCTGCGGGTACAGCGGGGTGAGCTTGTTGAACTCCGGACGGTTGCGGCCGTTGTCCGGCTCGCTGCCGTTCACCGAGTCCAGCCGGACCAGCGCGTTGAACTTCTCGCGGCGCTCGCCGTCCTTGGGCTGGCGCACCGCGCCGGTGATCGCGTCACCCTTGCGCAGGCCGTTCTTGCGGACCTGGGCCAGGGACACGTACACGTCGTTGGGACCGGACAGGTAGCCCGAGGTCCGGACGAAGGCGTAGTTGTCGAGGATGTCCAGGATGCCCGCGACCGGGATCAGCACATCGTCGTCGTTGACCTGCGGCTCGGCCGGGCCCTCGAAGCCGTCGCGGCGGTTGCGGCGGTTGCGGTCGCGGTAGCGCCCGCGGCGGCGGCCGCCACCGAACTCGTCGTCCTCGGGGAAGCTGTTCTGGTTGTTCTGACCTTGACCCTGGTTCTGCCCCTGGCCCTGGCCCTGGCCCTGCTGGCGGCTCTGGCCCTGGCCGTCCTGGCCCTGGTTGCCGCCGCGGTCGCGGTCCCGGCGGTTGCGGCGCTCGCCGCGGTCGTTGTTGCCACCGCGGTCGTTGCTGTTGGCGCGGTCGCGACGGCCCTCGCCGCCCTCGGCGTCGGCGGCGGCCGGAACTGCGTCCTGCTGGCTTTGCTGGCCCTGCTGACCGCGCTCGCGGCGCTCGCGGCGGTCCCGGCGGCCCTCGCGGCCGTCCCGGCCGTCGGTGCCGTCACCGCGGCCCTGCTCGGGCTGCTCCTGGACCTGGCGCTCGCGCACCTCGGTCGCGACCGACACCGGGGCGGCGACCGGCTCGGCAGCGGCCGGCATCTCCTCCGGGGCACCCGTGAGCGAGGTGACCGGAGCGGTGGCACGGCGGCTGCGGCGCGGGGCGCGCTCCGCGGGGGCGCTGTCGCCCGCGGTCTGGACCGGGATGTCGATCTGCTGCTGCTCGGCCACGGCGCTGTCGACGGCGCGGTCGGCCGCACGCGAGCGGGCGGTGCGGCGCGCGGGGGCGGCAGCGGCCTCCTCGGCGGCGGGCGCGGCGGCAGCGGTGGTCTTCGCGACGCGGGTGGCGCGCTTCGCGGGGGCCGCGTCCGAGGAGGCGGCGAGCAGCGGGTCCCCGCCGCTCTTCGCCTTGATGGCGTCGATCAGGTCGCTCTTGCGCATCCGGCCGGTGCCGCTGATGCCAAGGCCGGTGGCGAGCTGCTGGAGCTCGGCGAGCACCATGGCGTTGAGCCCGGTGCCCGTGGTCCGACGGCGCTTCGGCGCGGGGGCCGCAGTGGCGTCCGACGCCTCGGCGTCCGGGCGCACGCCCATCAGATCGGTGGTGTCGCTCACGAAGGGTCCTTCCCTGGAGCGGACGTCGGCCTGTCTGGCTCGGCGACCGGTTGTGCTGTCCGTCGCTGCGCTCGTTTTCGCAGTGGCGGGGCGGTGGTCCGCCGGATGGCGGGTCATACGAACGTGCGGTGTCCCACATGGCGAAGCACACCGCTTCCCGGGCCCCCGTCGCGTGTCACGACTTTCCCTGCCCCGGTCTGCAGGATTGGCACGGCTGCGCGAAATCTGCAGGCCATGTGCGTCACATGCGGGACTGGGGCACCGACACGGCTTCGGGATGCGGTCACACTTGCGCAGGCAGGCTGCGTACGCGCTGTGGCGGGCTCCCGGAGAATTGCTGCCCCGGAACGGTCACTCCGCGGAACGGAGAGGACCGGGATCGGGACGCGGCGCACCGGGCCCCGTAGGGCGCCTGGTGCAGACATGAGATTAACACTACTGGACCCAACAAACATTCCCCCACTGTGTGTCTGTCAATCGTGTCCCCTGTCTCACCCTTCGGTACACCCCCGCCCGGCCCGCAATCAGTCGGCGAAAGGGTGCATCTCAGCCGGACAGGGGCAGTACGCAGGCCCCTTCGAGGTCCAGGGCCAGTCGGTGGGCGGCCCACTCCGGGCCGGCCTCCCCGAGCGCCTTCTCGGCCGTCGCCTCGTCGGTCAGGGCCAGCACGGTGGGCCCGGCGCCCGAGATGACGGCGGCGACGCCCTGCGAGCGCAGTATCGCGACCAGAACGGCGCTCTCAGGCATGGCCGGGGTGCGGTAGTCCTGGTGCAGCCGGTCCTCGGTGGCGGGCAGCAGCAGGTCGGGGCGGTGCGTGACCGCCTCGACCAGCAGCGCCGCGCGGCCGACGTTGGCGGCGGCGTCGGCATGCGGAACGGTCGCCGGCAGCAGCCCCCGGGCGACCTCGGTCAGCACCGGGTTCGACGGGACGAACACCAGCGGGACGACGTCGGGCGAGGGCGCGAGGGTGATCGCGCGGGCCTCGTCCCCGGCCTCGGTCCAGGCGATGGTGAAGCCGCCGAGGATGCAGGCCGCGACGTTGTCGGGGTGGCCCTCGATCTCCGAGGCGAGCGCGAGAACCGCTGCGTCGTCCAGGAGTTCAGGTCCGCCGACGGTGACGGCGCGGGCGGCGGTGATGCCCGCGACGATGGCCGCGGACGAGGAGCCCAGGCCGCGGCCGTGCGGTATCCGGTTGGCACAGACGACCTCCAGGCCACGGGGCTGGCCGCCGAGACGGTCGAAGGCGGCGCGCATCGAACGGACCACGAGGTGGCGCTCGTCGCGGGCCAGCGTGTCGGCGCCCTCACCGGCGATGTCCACGTGCAGGCCGCTGTCGGCGACGCGGACCACGACGTCGTCGTAAAGGCCCAGCGCGAGGCCGAACGCGTCGAATCCGGGCCCCAGGTTGGCACTGGTCGCGGGGACGCGGACGCGCGTCGCCGCTGCGCGGAAGGCGGGGGCTGGCATCGCTGTCGCTCCTGGAATGTTCTCGCCTGGGGCGGGGAGCCTTCAGCGTATCGAAGATGCGTTCACCGTTGGTACCGGGCGGGGGCGCGTTGCGGGCGAACCCCGGCGCGGGGTTGCCGTTCGCGCCTGCAGTTAATCAAGCACAGCCCCGCGCCCCTAAAGGCGCCAGAGGCGGCGCCGCCTGTCGTTTCAGGGGCGCGGGGAACTGCGCGAGAAACCACAGCAGGGCTGCAACTCCCCGCCGACCGCAAACCCCGCGCCCCGGGCGGTGAACGTTAAAGCAACCCCAGCCGCTCCGCGGCAGCCGTGGCGTCGATCGGGATGGTGACCGGCTGCGGGGCACCCGCAACTGCCCAGTCCGGGTCCTTGAGCCCGTTCCCGGTGACCGTGCAGACAATCTTCTGCCCCGGATCGACCAGCCCCTGGTCCGCCGCATGGAGCAGCCCCGCGACACTCGCCGCCGAGGCCGGCTCCACGAACACCCCCTCACGCGCCGCCAGAAGCCGGTAAGCGGCGAGGATCTGACGGTCCGTGACCTTGTCGATGAGCCCGCCGGACTCGTCCCGCGCGGCCAGCGCGAAGTCCCAGGAGGCCGGATTGCCGATCCGGATCGCGGTGGCGATCGTCTGCGGCTTGAGGACCGGGGCGCCGTCCACGATCGGGGCGGAGCCGGAAGCCTGGAAGCCCCACATGCGCGGGTTGCGGGTGGAGAGGCCGTCCTTGGAGTACTCCTGGTAGCCCTTCCAGTAGGCGGTGATGTTGCCCGCGTTGCCGACCGGCAGGACATGGATGTCGGGCGCGTCGCCCAGCATGTCGACGATCTCGAAGGCCGCGGTCTTCTGGCCCTCGATGCGGACCGGGTTCACCGAGTTGACCAGGGCCACCGGGTACTTGTCGGAGAGGTCCCGGGCCAGCGTCAGGCAGTCGTCGAAGTTGCCGTCCACCTGGAGGATCTTCGCGCCGTGGATCAGCGCCTGGCCCATCTTGCCGAGGGCGATCTTGCCCTGCGGCACCAGCACCGCGCAGACCATCCCGGCGCGCACCGCGTACGCCGCCGCGGAGGCGGAGGTGTTGCCGGTGGAGGCGCAGATGACCGCCTGCGCGCCTTCCTCGGCGGCCCGGGAGATGGCCATCGTCATGCCGCGGTCCTTGAAGGAGCCGGTCGGGTTGGCGCCCTCGACCTTCAGATAGACCTCGCAGCCGGTGCGCTCGGACAGCAGCTGGGCCGGGACCAGGGGCGTACCGCCCTCGAGCAGGGTGACGACGGGCGTGGCGTCCGTGACCGGGAGGCGGTCCCGGTACTCGTGGATGAGGCCACGCCACTGGTGGGTACGGCTACTGGTGGTCATGGGTTACTCCCCTTCGACACGCATGATGCTGGCCACGCCGCGGACGTTGTCCAGTGTGCGCAGTTCGGAGACCGTAGCGGACAGCGCGGCGTCGGTGGCGCGGTGGGTCACTACGACCAGTGAGGCGTCGCCCTCCCGGCCCTGCTGGCGGACGGTGTCGATGGACACGCCGTGCTCGGCGAAGACGGTGGCGACCTGGGCGAGGACGCCTGCCTTGTCGGCGACGTCGAGGCTGACGTGGTAGCGGGTGACCACGTCGTCCATGGGGTTCACGGTGAGCTGAGCGTACGCCG includes:
- the rho gene encoding transcription termination factor Rho, translated to MSDTTDLMGVRPDAEASDATAAPAPKRRRTTGTGLNAMVLAELQQLATGLGISGTGRMRKSDLIDAIKAKSGGDPLLAASSDAAPAKRATRVAKTTAAAAPAAEEAAAAPARRTARSRAADRAVDSAVAEQQQIDIPVQTAGDSAPAERAPRRSRRATAPVTSLTGAPEEMPAAAEPVAAPVSVATEVRERQVQEQPEQGRGDGTDGRDGREGRRDRRERRERGQQGQQSQQDAVPAAADAEGGEGRRDRANSNDRGGNNDRGERRNRRDRDRGGNQGQDGQGQSRQQGQGQGQGQNQGQGQNNQNSFPEDDEFGGGRRRGRYRDRNRRNRRDGFEGPAEPQVNDDDVLIPVAGILDILDNYAFVRTSGYLSGPNDVYVSLAQVRKNGLRKGDAITGAVRQPKDGERREKFNALVRLDSVNGSEPDNGRNRPEFNKLTPLYPQERLRLETDPGVLTTRIIDLVAPIGKGQRGLIVAQPKTGKTMIMQAIANAITHNNPECHLMVVLVDERPEEVTDMQRSVKGEVISSTFDRPAEDHTTVAELAIERAKRLVELGHDVVVLLDSITRLGRAYNLAAPTSGRILSGGVDSTALYPPKKFFGAARNIENGGSLTIIATALVDTGSRMDDVIFEEFKGTGNMELKLDRKLADKRIFPAVDVDASSTRKEEILLGSEELAITWKLRRVLHALDSQQAIELLLDKMKQTKSNAEFLMQIAKTTPGQD
- the thrB gene encoding homoserine kinase produces the protein MPAPAFRAAATRVRVPATSANLGPGFDAFGLALGLYDDVVVRVADSGLHVDIAGEGADTLARDERHLVVRSMRAAFDRLGGQPRGLEVVCANRIPHGRGLGSSSAAIVAGITAARAVTVGGPELLDDAAVLALASEIEGHPDNVAACILGGFTIAWTEAGDEARAITLAPSPDVVPLVFVPSNPVLTEVARGLLPATVPHADAAANVGRAALLVEAVTHRPDLLLPATEDRLHQDYRTPAMPESAVLVAILRSQGVAAVISGAGPTVLALTDEATAEKALGEAGPEWAAHRLALDLEGACVLPLSG
- the thrC gene encoding threonine synthase, producing MTTSSRTHQWRGLIHEYRDRLPVTDATPVVTLLEGGTPLVPAQLLSERTGCEVYLKVEGANPTGSFKDRGMTMAISRAAEEGAQAVICASTGNTSASAAAYAVRAGMVCAVLVPQGKIALGKMGQALIHGAKILQVDGNFDDCLTLARDLSDKYPVALVNSVNPVRIEGQKTAAFEIVDMLGDAPDIHVLPVGNAGNITAYWKGYQEYSKDGLSTRNPRMWGFQASGSAPIVDGAPVLKPQTIATAIRIGNPASWDFALAARDESGGLIDKVTDRQILAAYRLLAAREGVFVEPASAASVAGLLHAADQGLVDPGQKIVCTVTGNGLKDPDWAVAGAPQPVTIPIDATAAAERLGLL